One genomic region from Caulobacter sp. NIBR2454 encodes:
- a CDS encoding mechanosensitive ion channel family protein, with product MIIAILLIAGAIGIGWYIGRRTGPTLAAQLTRLTGKNFIGSPTSTMGMVQYATIALLLLVVGQSISLRPLANIALALALSLAVGLLVMTLLRAMRLNRGTAGFVSIGISLACVAGTLGGMQPLMTGLDDIGFTIGSHRLSLLALLNALVVVVVLYLLARAANQVVSHLIGRASALDLSQRVLAQKLAGIGVIAAAVLLGVDMLGIDLTALTVFSGAAGLAVGFGLQKTFGNLIAGLILLMDRSVKPGDVIVVGDTFGAISKIGVRAVSVVTRDGKEHLIPNEQLMTEAVENWSYSSRNVRVHIPVGVAYSSDLALAQRLMIEAASNAARVLADPKPSVWLKGFGDSSVDHEILFWISDPEDGVGNVRSDILNRVWVLFGDNGIEIPFPQRDVHIRTSPSTSCPTQAEHPEEDVQ from the coding sequence ATGATCATCGCTATCCTCCTGATAGCGGGGGCCATCGGGATCGGCTGGTACATTGGACGAAGGACGGGCCCGACTCTCGCCGCCCAACTGACCCGTCTTACTGGGAAAAATTTCATCGGCAGCCCAACAAGCACGATGGGCATGGTTCAATACGCCACAATCGCCCTGCTGCTGTTGGTCGTCGGTCAGTCAATCTCGCTTAGGCCGCTCGCAAACATCGCCCTGGCGTTGGCTCTTAGCCTAGCGGTCGGCCTGCTGGTAATGACCCTGTTGCGCGCCATGCGCCTGAACCGAGGCACGGCAGGGTTCGTCTCGATTGGTATCTCGCTCGCCTGCGTGGCCGGGACGTTGGGCGGCATGCAACCTCTGATGACGGGCCTGGACGACATAGGCTTTACGATCGGGTCGCACCGCCTATCTTTGCTGGCGCTCTTGAACGCCCTCGTCGTCGTCGTGGTGCTGTATCTGCTTGCGCGCGCCGCCAATCAGGTTGTGTCGCATCTGATTGGCCGGGCCAGCGCGCTCGACCTATCTCAACGCGTGCTCGCCCAAAAGCTGGCCGGTATCGGGGTGATCGCCGCGGCGGTGCTGCTTGGCGTAGATATGCTTGGCATCGACCTAACGGCCTTGACGGTCTTCTCCGGCGCTGCGGGTCTGGCCGTCGGCTTCGGCCTGCAGAAGACGTTCGGGAATCTGATCGCCGGTCTGATCCTGCTGATGGATCGGTCGGTCAAGCCGGGCGATGTCATTGTTGTCGGGGACACGTTCGGGGCGATCAGCAAGATCGGCGTCCGCGCCGTTTCTGTCGTCACTCGCGACGGCAAGGAGCACCTGATCCCCAATGAGCAGCTGATGACTGAGGCTGTTGAAAATTGGTCGTACTCGTCCCGAAATGTCCGTGTGCATATCCCTGTCGGCGTCGCCTATTCGAGTGACCTCGCCCTAGCTCAACGGCTTATGATCGAGGCCGCCAGCAACGCCGCCCGCGTTTTGGCGGATCCCAAGCCCTCTGTCTGGCTAAAGGGGTTTGGCGACAGCTCCGTCGACCATGAAATCCTATTCTGGATCTCTGATCCGGAAGACGGCGTAGGCAACGTCCGATCAGATATCTTGAACCGGGTCTGGGTGCTATTTGGCGACAATGGAATCGAAATTCCCTTCCCTCAGCGCGACGTCCACATCCGGACAAGTCCTTCGACGAGTTGCCCGACTCAGGCCGAGCACCCGGAAGAGGACGTTCAGTGA